A single window of Sphingobium sp. SCG-1 DNA harbors:
- a CDS encoding MerR family DNA-binding protein: protein MRSSQKKSRGQGKLKFDLFGFAIELLDTRVRGVIEGGFTLREIRELLKLDAGQNRSRARELAKSRVEALDAKIVELGRARDALQQLAAEYCAGDKGPCPTLASFDV from the coding sequence GTGCGATCCTCGCAAAAGAAGAGTAGGGGTCAGGGGAAACTGAAGTTCGACCTTTTCGGCTTCGCGATAGAGCTCCTTGATACCCGCGTCCGTGGGGTCATAGAAGGGGGCTTCACCCTTAGGGAAATCCGTGAACTTCTGAAGTTGGATGCGGGCCAGAATCGCAGCCGCGCCCGCGAGCTCGCGAAGAGCCGGGTCGAAGCTTTGGATGCAAAAATCGTAGAGCTCGGTCGCGCCCGCGACGCGCTCCAACAACTGGCTGCAGAATACTGCGCGGGAGATAAGGGCCCTTGCCCCACTCTCGCGTCGTTCGACGTTTGA
- a CDS encoding aminotransferase class V-fold PLP-dependent enzyme has product MTNRRQFITGAGAASVAAMITVKPAFAAETFPALPAKLDFAGLQRTLASLYDVDRSIVNFDAAYYGAMTKSVHATYLDKTGWVNRYNSTFLRSAVESAPRDPELDKSRDGVAAMIGAQPDEIALAGGGTEALYALIVNYGLLKAGDAVIYCDVDYDEMQYAMDYLEQSRGVDVVRFSLPEPHTRANILAAYEKILKDTPKAKLLLLTHVSNRNGLIPPVREIVAMVKARGVDVILDSAQAVGQMPFDVTDTGADFIGFSLHKWLAAPLGTGAIYIRKDRQKDILPWLGNRIHNADDIRSRIPTGTVDFAARLTIPAAIEVQNNIGIQRKFAHLRALREHWYGRAGDIKGIELMLPPEKDNYGAISAFRLPGMKTIEDTKRAQAQFLGKHKLLVVAKAGLASGPLLRVTPALFNTTQELDRLVTAIQTERNMFS; this is encoded by the coding sequence ATGACCAATCGCCGCCAATTTATAACCGGGGCCGGCGCAGCCTCTGTCGCTGCCATGATCACGGTAAAGCCTGCGTTCGCCGCGGAAACCTTCCCGGCGCTTCCTGCCAAGCTCGATTTCGCCGGACTGCAACGAACCCTTGCCAGCCTCTATGACGTTGATCGTTCGATCGTCAATTTCGATGCCGCCTATTATGGGGCGATGACCAAATCTGTCCATGCCACCTATCTGGACAAGACCGGATGGGTGAACCGCTATAATTCGACCTTCCTGCGCAGCGCTGTCGAAAGCGCGCCGCGCGACCCGGAACTCGACAAATCGCGCGATGGGGTAGCCGCGATGATCGGCGCGCAACCCGACGAGATCGCGCTTGCTGGCGGCGGGACGGAGGCGCTTTACGCCCTGATCGTCAACTATGGCCTGCTCAAGGCGGGTGATGCAGTCATCTATTGCGACGTCGATTATGACGAGATGCAATATGCGATGGACTATCTGGAACAGAGCCGAGGCGTCGACGTCGTTCGCTTCTCGCTGCCTGAGCCCCACACGCGCGCCAATATCCTGGCTGCTTACGAGAAAATCCTCAAGGACACGCCCAAGGCGAAGTTGCTGTTGCTCACCCATGTGTCGAACCGCAATGGCCTGATCCCGCCGGTCAGGGAAATCGTCGCCATGGTCAAGGCGCGCGGTGTCGATGTCATTCTCGACAGCGCACAGGCTGTCGGCCAGATGCCTTTCGACGTCACCGACACCGGTGCCGACTTCATCGGCTTCTCCCTCCATAAATGGCTGGCAGCGCCGCTTGGCACCGGGGCCATCTACATCCGCAAGGACCGGCAGAAGGATATCCTCCCCTGGCTGGGCAATCGCATCCACAACGCCGATGACATCCGATCGCGTATCCCGACCGGCACCGTCGATTTCGCGGCCCGGCTCACCATTCCAGCGGCAATCGAGGTCCAGAACAATATCGGCATCCAGCGCAAATTTGCTCATCTGCGCGCCTTGCGCGAACATTGGTATGGCCGTGCCGGTGACATCAAGGGAATCGAACTTATGCTTCCGCCCGAGAAAGACAATTATGGGGCGATCAGCGCATTTCGCCTGCCTGGCATGAAGACGATAGAAGACACCAAGCGCGCGCAGGCGCAATTTCTGGGCAAGCACAAACTGCTGGTCGTCGCGAAGGCTGGCCTTGCGTCCGGGCCGTTGCTGCGGGTCACCCCGGCCTTGTTCAACACCACCCAGGAACTGGACCGTCTGGTGACCGCCATTCAGACCGAACGAAATATGTTTTCATGA
- a CDS encoding RidA family protein, with product MLRIANRLAELGIALPEQSSPIANYLPFTRSGRIVHVSGQLSKSASTGVKGVVGIDLTLDQAKAGARLCGINLLSQFRSACGGDLDRVVRILRLGGFVQGGPGFDAIPAVINGASDLMVDVFGDRGRHARSAVGVFRLPLGYAVEVDAVIEIAA from the coding sequence ATGCTTCGTATCGCCAACCGCCTTGCCGAACTCGGCATTGCACTGCCCGAACAATCGTCCCCCATCGCCAATTATCTTCCTTTTACACGATCGGGCCGGATCGTCCATGTCTCAGGCCAACTCTCCAAAAGTGCTTCGACTGGCGTGAAGGGGGTCGTCGGGATCGACCTGACGCTCGATCAGGCAAAAGCAGGCGCAAGGCTCTGCGGGATCAACCTTCTGTCGCAGTTTCGCAGCGCCTGCGGCGGCGATCTGGATCGCGTCGTTCGCATCCTGCGGCTTGGCGGCTTTGTCCAGGGCGGCCCGGGCTTCGATGCGATCCCTGCTGTCATCAATGGCGCCTCCGACCTCATGGTCGACGTGTTCGGTGACCGCGGACGTCATGCGCGCTCGGCGGTAGGCGTATTCCGCCTTCCCCTTGGCTACGCCGTCGAAGTCGACGCCGTCATCGAAATCGCAGCTTGA